One segment of Phragmites australis chromosome 13, lpPhrAust1.1, whole genome shotgun sequence DNA contains the following:
- the LOC133889360 gene encoding protein indeterminate-domain 16-like: protein MDEQGDRELQLQFQLLLPAPTARVLRDAPAALVSATDHTQLDLDLSMSIGPRHPPAPPPSPPANENRRASATAAGARQLQQHHQQLAAGDVRAVKQQAAEQARMASAERAYAERVRELARRELELAEREFARARAIWESAREEVKRVERMKQIAARRLVGSASSAAALEITCHACMQRFHP from the coding sequence ATGGATGAACAAGGCGATAgagagctccagctccagttCCAGCTGCTGCTCCCAGCGCCCACGGCTCGGGTCCTCCGAGACGCGCCGGCCGCGCTGGTCAGTGCCACGGACCACACGCAGCTGGACCTCGACCTGTCCATGAGCATCGGGCCTAGGcacccgccggcgccgccgccttcgCCACCAGCAAACGAGAACAGGAGAGCGTCGGCGACGGCTGCCGGCGCGAGGCAGCTGCAGCAGCATCATCAGCAGTTGGCAGCGGGCGATGTGCGCGCGGTGAAGCAGCAGGCGGCGGAGCAGGCCCGGATGGCGTCGGCCGAGCGTGCTTACGCGGAGCGCGTCCGGGAGCTGGCGCGGCGGGAGCTGGAGCTCGCCGAGAGGGAGTTCGCGCGCGCCAGGGCGATCTGGGAGAGTGCCCGGGAGGAGGTGAAGCGGGTGGAGCGCATGAAGCAGATCGCGGCGAGGCGGCTCGTCGGCTCGGCGTCGTCCGCGGCGGCGCTGGAGATCACCTGCCACGCTTGCATGCAGCGCTTCCACCCCTAA